The genomic segment AATGACATGTTTCAGAGGTATGGCTGATGATATGCCCCTTATGACCTGGCTTCATGAGTATATATTTCCTGCTGAAGCCTGTATGGATGAAAGCAGGGTTTTCTCAGGTTCTCTTCTTGCATGTGCAGAAATGATACTTTCAGGTACAACCTGTTTCTGTGATATGTATTTGTTTGAAGATGGAACAGCCAGTGCTGCCTGTATGGCAGGGATGAGGGCTGTGGTTGGGGAAGTCTTATATGATTTTCCATCACCCAATTACGGTAATCTGGAGAATGGTTTTATCTATACTCAGGAATTAATCAATAAATGGAAAGACAATGACCTTATTACCATTGCAGTAGAGCCTCATTCTCCTTATCTCTGTTCTCCAAAACTGCTTCAAAGAGCTTCTGAAATGGCTCAAAAATATTCACTGCCTCTTGTAATTCATGTGTCTGAAACAGAAAACGAAGCAGCCCAGATCAGGCAAAAATACGGATCCAGTCCGGTGGAACATCTGGCAGAGCTTGGGGTGCTTGCCCCCAATCTCCTGGCCTGCCATTGTGTTGCCCTGTCTGATAATGATATTTCTCTTTTGAAACAGTATGATATAAAGGTTTCGCACAATCCTGAAAGCAATATGAAACTGGCATCAGGCATTGCCCCTGTTCCAAAACTTATAGATGCCGGTATCTGTGTGGGGCTGGGAACTGACGGATGCTCCAGTAATAATAATCTTGATCTGCTCTCGGAAATGGATATGACAGCAAAGCTTCACAAGGTCAATACCCTTGATCCTGCAATAATGAATGCCAGAACAGTTTTGCGCATGGCAACTATTGAAGGAGCCAGGGCGCTGGGCATGGATTCAATCACAGGTTCCCTTGAGCCTGGAAAACATGCTGATATAATTATTGTTGACACCAGCAGCCCCCATATGACCCCCATGTATAACCCTGAATCACACCTTGTTTATTCTGCCAGGGCCGGGGATATAATAACTACAATTATTAACGGCAATGTTGTAATGGAAAACAGGCAAATACTGACCTTTGATGTGGAAAAGGCTATGGCTGATGTCAATGCTTTTGCACGTACCCTGAATGCTGTTTCCTGAATCATTGTTACCCTGGAAAAAATCATTATTAGTATAATAAGGAAAAATATGGATTTATCACAGCAGCAGCAGGATGCAGTAAGGCATCTGGGCACCCCTGCACTGGTCGTAGCTGGAGCAGGCTCAGGAAAAACTAGAACATTAACTGCAAAAATTGATTATCTTATAAAAAAAGGATATGATCCCAGCCGTATTCTTGCCATAACATTTACCAATAAGGCTGCAGAAGAGATGAAAACCCGTCTTGAATCTCAAACTGGAATGCCTTCTTACAAGTTTCCCTGGGTCAAAACATATCATTCAGCATGTTATGGAATATTGAAAACACATTGCCGGGTTCTGGGTTTTAATACCCCTCTCCAGATATATTCAGGATATCAGCAGCAAAAATTAATAAAAGAGATACTTGTGGGCTTAAACTTTGATAAAAAACATGTTCCTCAGGTACAGGCTCATATCTCAAATGCTAAAAATTCAGGTAATCCAGATTCGTATTTTGAACTCAAATCCCGTATTTATGGTATCAGGATTAAAGATGTTTTCAATATTTATGAAAAAGAACTAAAGCAGAGAAATGCAGTTGATTTTGATAATATCCTTTTTTTAACAAGGGATATTTTGAGGGATAACAAAGATATAAGGGAAAAATATCAGGATTTTTTTCAATATATACTGGTAGATGAATATCAGGATTCCAATAATCTCCAGGAAGAACTGACCAGCCTTATGCTGGCAAATGGTAATCTTTTCTGCGTAGGGGATGACTGGCAGGCTATTTACGGATTCAGGGGCAGTAATGTTAATCATTTTCTGTCTTTTCCTGATAAATATAAAAATGCCAGGATATTCAGACTGGAGCAGAATTACCGTTCTGCTGATGAGATTGTTCAGGCTGCCAATGAATTGATTGGTTATAATGAAAAAAAGATGGATAAAAAATGCTTTTCTGAAAAAAAAGGCGGGATAGTTGAACTCCATGAATTTTTTGATGAATATCAGGAAGCCGGATGGGTATGCAAAAAGGTGCAGGCCCTTAAAGAAACAGGGGTTTCTTACTCCAGCATGGCAGTGCTTTACCGGACAAAATTCTGCTCTCTTTCCTTTGAAAAAGCATTTATGGCTCAAAATATCCCTTACCAGATGATGGGTTCAAAAGGTTTTTTTGAAAGAAAAGAAATCCTTGACATTAACTGCTATCTTACAGCAGCTGTTTTTCCAAAAGATGATGTGGCTTTTGACCGGATTATCAATACACCAAAACGGGGCATTGGTCCCGGGATGCTTAATAAGATTGCCCAGGCCCGGACTCTGGATATGAGTCTTCAGGAAGCAGCCAGAAAGGTGGCAGCAGAGAGAATTTTAAGTCCAAAGGTTCATAAGGCTCTTACCCATCTTCTTCTGCTTTTGGATAAAATCAGGGATATGAATCCTGAAAATGCAATAAATACTGTTTTATCCGGGGTTGATTATATGGAATATCTAAAAAAATATACAAAATCCAATTCAATGGACTATATTTCAAGGGAAGAAAACATAAAAGAATTGATTCATTCAGCAAGGCAGCACGATAATCTCATAGATTATCTTGAAGAAGCATCCCTGGTAAGAGAGGATAAGGATGAAGATGAAGAAAATAAAGATTTTGGTGTAAAGCTTTCAACTATCCATGCCAGCAAAGGGTTGGAATACTACGCAGTTTTTATAGCTGGATGTGAAGAAAACCTGTTTCCACACTGGAGATCCCTGGATTCTCTACCAGGGCTTCAAGAGGAACGCAGGCTTATGTATGTGGCTGTAACCCGTGCAGAGCGCTATCTTTATCTGAGCTGCTCTGCTTATAGAAGGGGGCAGTCAAACATGAAAAGCAGGTTCTGGGATGAGATTGAGGAATCTCTTGGTTAGTTCAGGAGCTATTTTTTTTCATTATTTGGAGATATAATGCTTTTTTTTAACTTGATAGTAAATAAAGTTCCCCTGTCCACACTGCTTTCAACATCAAGACGGCTTTCATATGATTCAATAATTCTATGAACAATAGAAAGTCCCAGGCCTGTTCCGTCAGGTTTTGTAGTTATAAAAGGATCAAAAATAGAAGGTATAACATCCTGGGGAATACCGCAGCCATTATCTTTAATTGTAATAATAACATATTGATCCTTTAAAGATTTAACCCCAATATCAATAAACCCTCTGCCTGTAATGGATTCAGCAGCATTTATCAGCAGATTCCATATGACCTGGCGCAGATGTCCTGAATCCATTTCAACCCATATGCCTGGTTCAATATCTCTGGTAATTGTAATATCACGGCACAGCCTGTCTTTTTCCAGTATGGTAACAATCTCTGTTAAAGCATTTTCCAAATCAATTATCTCAGGTTTTGCTGGAGGAGGCTTTGCAAATAATAAAAAATTACTGACCAGGGAGTTAAGCCTGTCTGCTTCACGTAAGATTATATTCATTAATTTTTCATTACCAGGATCACAGATTATATCTTCAATTAAAATCTGTATTGAACCTCTTAAGGATGCCAGGGGATTTTTTATCTCATGGGCAAGCCCGGCTGCCATTTCTCCAACTGCTGCCATTCTTTCAACACGTTTGACATGGGCTTCCATTGCCCTGAGTTCTTTTCTGGTTTTTCTTGCCTGCTCTGCCAGGAAGCCGCTTAAAAAAGCTACTGCAAAACATGCAATCATGATAATCATGATCTTGTAAAGAACATAGCTCCATTCTATATTCAGGGCTGTAAGACTTTCTTCAATCCCAAAGGGCTTAATAACTCCATAGAACTCCATATCCACAAGAATACCATATTGAATACTGCAAAGGGCAGCCATTATCATGCTCCCTTTTTTAAAAAGCAGCATACTTGCATAAATAATAACCACAAGGTAGAGAAATGAAAAAAGACTGGCAAAACTTCCGGTCAGAAATATAATCAAGGTTACCATCAGGGTATCAATACTGACCTGGATATAAGCAAAAAAAACAACCCTTTTGATTCGCGGCAGGATAATACTGTAAATAAAAGAAAGAAGAAAAAGAGCAATAATCAATTCATACAAAACCAAAAGCGGTTCGCTTAAAGGAAAAAAATTTTCACCAAACTGCAAAACAATGGTGGAACCTAAAAGCAGGCTGGTAAACAATACACGGAAAAACATAAGCCACTTGAGCTTATTGTTAAAATCATTATCAGGTTCTGATGGCTGGTTATTTTTCATAAATCTTTATTCTACACCGCCGGCCATTGAAAAAATAGGCAGGTACATGGCAATAACAAGACCTCCGACAACAACCCCCAAAAAACACATCATTGCAGGTTCTATCATTTCTGTCATTGATTTTACAGCCTCGTCAACCTCATCATCATAAAAATCAGCAATCTTTTCAAGCATTGTATCCAAAGCACCAGTTGACTCGCCAACAG from the Desulfonema limicola genome contains:
- a CDS encoding amidohydrolase; translation: MIVSGQHADLLIFNGTVLTMNLDNEKIENGAVAVSGDKIAAIGKADFFSTWKIYRAVDAKGGIIMPGLVNTHTHAAMTCFRGMADDMPLMTWLHEYIFPAEACMDESRVFSGSLLACAEMILSGTTCFCDMYLFEDGTASAACMAGMRAVVGEVLYDFPSPNYGNLENGFIYTQELINKWKDNDLITIAVEPHSPYLCSPKLLQRASEMAQKYSLPLVIHVSETENEAAQIRQKYGSSPVEHLAELGVLAPNLLACHCVALSDNDISLLKQYDIKVSHNPESNMKLASGIAPVPKLIDAGICVGLGTDGCSSNNNLDLLSEMDMTAKLHKVNTLDPAIMNARTVLRMATIEGARALGMDSITGSLEPGKHADIIIVDTSSPHMTPMYNPESHLVYSARAGDIITTIINGNVVMENRQILTFDVEKAMADVNAFARTLNAVS
- a CDS encoding ATP-dependent helicase, which codes for MDLSQQQQDAVRHLGTPALVVAGAGSGKTRTLTAKIDYLIKKGYDPSRILAITFTNKAAEEMKTRLESQTGMPSYKFPWVKTYHSACYGILKTHCRVLGFNTPLQIYSGYQQQKLIKEILVGLNFDKKHVPQVQAHISNAKNSGNPDSYFELKSRIYGIRIKDVFNIYEKELKQRNAVDFDNILFLTRDILRDNKDIREKYQDFFQYILVDEYQDSNNLQEELTSLMLANGNLFCVGDDWQAIYGFRGSNVNHFLSFPDKYKNARIFRLEQNYRSADEIVQAANELIGYNEKKMDKKCFSEKKGGIVELHEFFDEYQEAGWVCKKVQALKETGVSYSSMAVLYRTKFCSLSFEKAFMAQNIPYQMMGSKGFFERKEILDINCYLTAAVFPKDDVAFDRIINTPKRGIGPGMLNKIAQARTLDMSLQEAARKVAAERILSPKVHKALTHLLLLLDKIRDMNPENAINTVLSGVDYMEYLKKYTKSNSMDYISREENIKELIHSARQHDNLIDYLEEASLVREDKDEDEENKDFGVKLSTIHASKGLEYYAVFIAGCEENLFPHWRSLDSLPGLQEERRLMYVAVTRAERYLYLSCSAYRRGQSNMKSRFWDEIEESLG
- a CDS encoding two-component system sensor histidine kinase NtrB encodes the protein MKNNQPSEPDNDFNNKLKWLMFFRVLFTSLLLGSTIVLQFGENFFPLSEPLLVLYELIIALFLLSFIYSIILPRIKRVVFFAYIQVSIDTLMVTLIIFLTGSFASLFSFLYLVVIIYASMLLFKKGSMIMAALCSIQYGILVDMEFYGVIKPFGIEESLTALNIEWSYVLYKIMIIMIACFAVAFLSGFLAEQARKTRKELRAMEAHVKRVERMAAVGEMAAGLAHEIKNPLASLRGSIQILIEDIICDPGNEKLMNIILREADRLNSLVSNFLLFAKPPPAKPEIIDLENALTEIVTILEKDRLCRDITITRDIEPGIWVEMDSGHLRQVIWNLLINAAESITGRGFIDIGVKSLKDQYVIITIKDNGCGIPQDVIPSIFDPFITTKPDGTGLGLSIVHRIIESYESRLDVESSVDRGTLFTIKLKKSIISPNNEKK